A genomic region of Phragmites australis chromosome 2, lpPhrAust1.1, whole genome shotgun sequence contains the following coding sequences:
- the LOC133908458 gene encoding protein CONSERVED ONLY IN THE GREEN LINEAGE 160, chloroplastic gives MSLLAIASTRATAVRTRASAASGEAVPAPAAAAETAGRRPVKVILPKGKPQKWSTGMAPGEYGGGPATIKPRKYWWGKEDLDPVGNTDDFIWNKDFLPHMERVVANGGADAAPTITRLAPVDEEESGFLSINRAMSLDSVEVDLSSELQAPTRSILQTQVEAARRGRAIGAEAVNGVTTPRWRLVPTRREQAKWDRAAKAATGGSDFILRESKLRVQHMDPKESAARSREEYLKLKQRLQLLTLGIGGVGLVSAYFSYSPEIAASFGAGLIGSLVYLRMLGTSVDSLAGGTRETVKSAAAQPRLLIPLLLVMMYNRWNQILVPDYGFMHLELIPMLVGFFTYKIATFAQAIQDSIPVVGNREV, from the exons ATGTCGCTGCTCGCCATCGCCTCCACCCGCGCCACCGCAGTGCGGACGCGCGCCTCGGCGGCCTCGGGCGAGGCGGTGCCGGCGCCCGCTGCGGCTGCGGAGACCGCAGGGCGGAGGCCCGTGAAGGTGATCCTGCCGAAGGGGAAGCCGCAGAAGTGGTCGACGGGGATGGCGCCGGGGGAGTACGGCGGTGGGCCGGCCACCATCAAGCCACGCAAGTACTGGTGGGGGAAGGAAGACCTCGACCCCGTGGGCAACACCGACGACTTCATCTGGAACAAGGACTTCCTCCCCCACATGGAGCGCGTCGTCGCCAACGGCGGCGCCGACGCGGCCCCCACCATCACCCGCCTCGCCCCG GTGGACGAGGAGGAGTCAGGGTTTCTGAGCATCAACCGCGCGATGAGCCTTGACAG TGTGGAAGTTGATCTGAGCAGTGAGCTTCAGGCGCCGACCAGGTCAATCCTGCAAACCCAGGTTGAGGCTGCCAGGAGAGGCCGGGCCATTGGTGCTGAG GCTGTGAATGGCGTCACCACTCCTAGATGGAGGCTAGTCCCGACACGCCGGGAGCAGGCAAAGTGGGACAGAGCGGCCAAGGCAGCCACTGGTGGTAGT GATTTTATATTAAGGGAGTCAAAGTTAAGAGTGCAGCACATGGACCCTAAGGAATCGGCAGCTAGGTCTAGAGAGGAATATCTGAAG TTGAAACAAAGATTGCAGTTGCTCACTTTAGGCATTGGTGGTGTCGGTCTAGTCTCTGCTTATTTTTCATACTCTCCTGAAATCGCTGCCAG CTTTGGTGCAGGGCTGATTGGATCTTTGGTGTATCTCCGCATGCTTGGAACCAGTGTAGATTCCCTAGCCGGTGGAACCAGAGAAACTGTCAA GAGCGCTGCTGCACAACCAAGATTGCTTATTCCATTGTTACTTGTGATGATGTATAATAGATGGAATCA GATATTAGTTCCAGATTATGGTTTCATGCACCTGGAGTTGATACCCATGCTTGTTGGGTTTTTCACCTACAAGATTGCTACGTTCGCTCAGGCAATTCAAGATTCTATACCTGTAGTTGGAAACCGTGAAGTTTGA
- the LOC133908459 gene encoding dof zinc finger protein 2-like: protein MANLPSAADADAAGFKLFGKVIQPPDAHRGAEESAPPPPALPPPPPPPPPALQPHPQAPASGAAGATSGEPLPCPRCGSRETKFCYFNNYNVRQPRHLCRACRRYWTAGGALRRVASASPGRRRQRPNARSAAAAASTAAASSASASVAEEGAGER, encoded by the coding sequence ATGGCAAacctcccctccgccgccgacgccgacgccgccggGTTCAAGCTCTTCGGAAAGGTCATCCAGCCACCCGATGCCCACCGCGGCGCGGAGGAGAGCGCCCCCCCGCCGCCCGCGCTTCCTcctccgcccccgcccccgcccccggcGCTTCAGCCGCACCCGCAGGCGCCAGCCTCGGGCGCAGCCGGGGCCACGAGCGGCGAGCCGCTGCCCTGCCCGCGGTGCGGGAGCAGGGAGACCAAGTTCTGCTACTTCAACAACTACaacgtgcggcagccgcgccacCTCTGCCGCGCCTGCCGCCGCTACTGGACGGCCGGCGGCGCGCTCCGCCGTGTTGCATCCGCATCCCCCGGCCGCCGCAGGCAGCGCCCCAACGCCCgatcggccgccgccgccgcctctacGGCGGCCGcgtcctccgcctccgcctccgtcgCCGAGGAGGGGGCCGGAGAGCGTTGA
- the LOC133908456 gene encoding ubiquitin-conjugating enzyme E2 36-like produces the protein MANSNLPRRIIKETQRLLSEPAPGISASPSEENMRYFNVMVLGPAQSPYEGGVFKLELFLPEEYPMAAPKVRFLTKIYHPNIDKLGRICLDILKDKWSPALQIRTVLLSIQALLSAPNPDDPLSDNVAKHWKANEAEAVETAKEWTRLYASGA, from the exons ATGGCCAACAGCAACCTACCGCGGCGGATCATCAAG GAGACGCAGCGGCTGCTCAGCGAGCCAG CTCCGGGGATCAGCGCGTCGCCATCGGAGGAGAACATGCGCTACTTCAACGTCATGGTCCTTGGGCCAGCGCAGTCGCCTTATGAAG GTGGAGTTTTTAAGCTTGAGCTCTTTTTACCTGAGGAATATCCAATGGCTGCCCCAAAG GTTAGGTTTCTGACCAAAATATACCATCCTAACATTGACAAG CTTGGTAGGATATGCCTTGACATTCTGAAGGACAAATGGAGCCCGGCTCTTCAGATTCGAACAGTTCTTTTGAG TATCCAGGCGCTCTTGAGTGCACCAAATCCAGATGACCCTCTCTCCGATAATGTCGCAAAACACTGGAAAGCCAATGAGGCAGAAGCTGTTGAAACAG CTAAGGAATGGACTCGCCTGTATGCCAGTGGTGCATGA
- the LOC133908460 gene encoding E3 ubiquitin-protein ligase MBR2-like — MRTRDLYLLSLGMEVQVLDLVSSDSEDEVSAHSPDHKRPARQAGSDPDRGGGTETGGRGMDSLSEQESAARSLRQSSDAVNKGKEKVGEGESAWAAGPPKLGGESLGARDRVMGTRSDPWSAHVGKTGDGGNDGAGCWGDELHNAVPVQQKGSDRKGFHETYGRRWLPHNGSDDHWKGILGARSSDPVNTLPHSWYAGMIEDNAGMFAQGSLTTREISGCDDFLMEDSDSTWLSKIKGLNFPLPDENQLRIRQIEEDEMFARRLQDQLSQEQPGSQHSEAVDATIAWTLQEQDAEHSRIAAGEGQSSSSQRDRSMAHLYSYGRHSPVQSFASWASNRTPILMSSRRGLPRSSNCPQVEQRNMIISQLTSGCFREDMDLETRMAVLDSLQEALDNCGDTFSPDYDDDDYEDLIALDDNNHHRGATDDQIDRLPLSVVEGENSDEPCPICLDCPSAGDSLRHLPCLHKFHKECIDRWLGMRISCPVCKSNIV; from the exons GGGATGGAGGTGCAGGTGCTGGATTTGGTGTCGTCGGACTCCGAGGACGAGGTGTCCGCGCACTCGCCTGACCACAAGCGTCCCGCGCGGCAGGCGGGTTCAGACCCTGATCGTGGGGGTGGCACAGAGACCGGAGGCCGCGGCATGGACAGCCTCTCCGAGCAAGAGAGCGCGGCGAGGTCACTGCGTCAGTCCAGTGATGCGGTGAACAAAGGCAAGGAGAAGGTTGGCGAGGGGGAGAGTGCGTGGGCGGCGGGGCCTCCAAAGCTCGGTGGAGAATCGCTGGGTGCTCGTGATCGTGTCATGGGAACTAGGAGTGATCCTTGGAGCGCACATGTGGGCAAGACTGGGGATGGTGGAAATGATGGAGCTGGGTGTTGGGGTGATGAGCTGCACAACGCGGTCCCCGTGCAACAGAAGGGATCAGACAGGAAGGGGTTTCACGAGACATATGGACGGCGATGGCTGCCTCACAATGGTTCGGATGATCACTGGAAGGGTATTCTTGGTGCAAGATCTTCTGATCCTGTCAATACACTGCCACACTCGTGGTATGCTGGCATGATAGAAGACAATGCTGGAATGTTTGCTCAAGGTTCTCTGACCACTCGTGAAATTTCTGgatgtgatgattttcttatggAAGATAGTGACTCAACGTGGTTGTCAAAGATCAAGGGGCTGAACTTCCCACTTCCTGATGAGAATCAGCTCAGAATCAGGCAAATTGAAGAGGATGAGATGTTTGCCCGCAGGCTTCAGGATCAGCTTAGTCAGGAACAGCCAGGCTCTCAGCATTCAGAAGCG GTTGATGCGACAATAGCCTGGACATTACAAGAGCAAGATGCTGAGCATTCCAGAATTGCTGCAGGAGAAGGCCAATCTAGTTCT AGTCAGAGGGACAGATCAATGGCACACTTGTATTCATATGGCCGGCACTCACCTGTTCAAAGTTTTGCTTCTTGGGCATCTAACCGTACTCCAATACTGATGTCAAGCAGAAGAGGATTGCCAAGAAGCTCCAACTGCCCTCAAGTGGAGCAACGCAAT ATGATTATCTCTCAGTTGACCAGTGGATGCTTCAGAGAAGACATGGATCTAGAAACG AGAATGGCCGTACTGGACTCACTTCAAGAAGCACTGGACAACTGTGGGGACACATTTTCTCCAGATTATGACGA TGATGATTATGAGGACCTCATAGCACTTGATGACAACAACCATCACAGAGGTGCTACTGATGATCAAATAGACAGACTGCCATTATCAGTAGTTGAG GGAGAAAATTCTGATGAACCCTGCCCTATATGCTTGGACTGCCCTTCTGCTGGTGATTCCCTCCGGCATTTGCCGTGCTTGCACAAGTTTCACAAAGAG TGCATTGACAGATGGCTTGGGATGAGGATCTCATGTCCCGTTTGCAAGTCAAATATAGTCTGA